The following proteins come from a genomic window of Chloroflexota bacterium:
- a CDS encoding trimethylamine methyltransferase family protein, with protein sequence MKDLVQMETAKQYTALFNPLGEKDIRRIHDDSVDVLKRVGLWIEDGEARHILREAGADVDETTWVARLPEAMIIDALQAVPHEVKLCDIAGNTLDLTGGRNYFGTCANVPYVWQPDTGETRRATRQDVADLVRLADALSSIRIIATPVHASDVPEQLSALYEYEALLLNTAKHWLAAPQTCDEAKICVELAEVICGDGGLATNPILSMAISTTSPLRFDQESARMLALIAERNIPFITLPVPMAGGTSPLTLAGTLLIQNAEFLFSLTLSQIMNKGTPVIYGAVSSIMDMRTGNISRGGAEYALLACATSQLARFYGLPSYGVHAMTESAELDGYNGGQKMFCIFSGLASGANISIGAGQLASAKVASGEQLILDNEFYNVASRFLKGIAVDEETLALTTIEKVGHGGHYLAEEHTLKWLRSGEHYYSQLFFPAAWEKEGKQMIAAAGEKVKEILREHVPAVPERIVERVKGYVQGRLGERRG encoded by the coding sequence GTGAAGGATCTGGTACAGATGGAAACAGCCAAACAGTATACGGCGTTATTTAACCCTTTGGGTGAAAAGGATATACGGAGAATCCACGACGATTCCGTCGATGTCCTCAAACGGGTGGGGTTATGGATCGAAGACGGTGAGGCTCGCCATATTCTGAGAGAGGCCGGGGCTGATGTTGACGAAACAACATGGGTAGCCAGATTACCAGAAGCCATGATTATAGACGCTCTTCAAGCAGTCCCGCACGAGGTCAAGCTCTGTGACATAGCCGGGAATACTCTAGATCTTACAGGGGGGAGAAATTACTTCGGAACCTGTGCAAATGTACCGTATGTTTGGCAGCCAGATACAGGTGAAACAAGGAGGGCAACTAGGCAGGATGTGGCCGACCTCGTTCGTCTGGCCGATGCCCTCTCTAGCATTAGGATAATAGCTACCCCTGTCCATGCCAGTGATGTTCCCGAACAATTGTCTGCCCTATATGAATATGAAGCCTTGCTTCTGAACACTGCTAAGCACTGGTTGGCTGCCCCGCAGACCTGTGACGAAGCGAAGATATGTGTGGAATTGGCCGAAGTTATATGTGGTGATGGAGGTCTAGCTACGAATCCGATCCTGAGTATGGCTATTTCTACGACGAGCCCCCTGCGATTTGATCAAGAGAGTGCGAGGATGCTCGCCCTCATCGCCGAGAGGAATATCCCCTTTATCACCCTCCCGGTGCCGATGGCCGGCGGAACCTCTCCCCTCACCCTGGCGGGCACACTCCTTATCCAAAATGCGGAATTCCTCTTCTCCCTGACACTGTCACAGATCATGAACAAGGGGACCCCAGTAATATATGGAGCTGTCTCATCCATCATGGATATGAGGACGGGCAACATCTCCAGGGGAGGCGCGGAGTATGCCCTACTGGCATGCGCAACCTCTCAACTAGCCAGATTCTATGGCCTCCCCTCGTATGGGGTTCACGCTATGACCGAGTCAGCGGAGCTCGATGGCTATAACGGAGGCCAGAAAATGTTTTGTATCTTCAGCGGCTTAGCCAGCGGAGCAAATATATCTATTGGGGCTGGTCAACTTGCTTCGGCAAAGGTGGCCTCAGGCGAACAACTAATACTCGACAACGAATTCTACAACGTGGCTAGCCGCTTCTTGAAGGGGATAGCAGTAGATGAGGAAACATTAGCTTTAACGACTATTGAGAAAGTTGGGCATGGCGGGCATTATCTGGCGGAAGAGCATACCTTGAAATGGTTGAGGAGTGGAGAGCACTATTATTCCCAATTGTTTTTCCCAGCTGCCTGGGAAAAAGAGGGCAAACAAATGATCGCTGCGGCAGGTGAAAAAGTAAAAGAGATATTGCGAGAACACGTGCCCGCCGTACCGGAACGTATAGTAGAAAGGGTCAAGGGGTATGTCCAGGGAAGGCTGGGGGAAAGAAGGGGGTGA
- a CDS encoding amidohydrolase/deacetylase family metallohydrolase codes for MKGPVAMYDLLLKGGRVIDPSQSIDDYQDIAVTGGQIAKIDKDIPVSQSLRTIDVSGKIVTPGLIDLHTHVYWGVSDTAVEADPACLAKGVTTAVDAGTAGAINFPGLKRYVVERSQTRILCFLNIAPTGLPTFYPSDLYGSLQYADVVSPIRLAQENRDVIIGIKVLLSQHYVWNKGLQPLWLARFVADKAQCPLMIHIGNTPTPLTEFLGLMRPGDILTHCFTGLANGILDYAGKVIPAIQEALDRGVILDVGHGSGSFSFNVAKLALAQGLRPTISTDLQSLSIKGPVYDLPTTMSKFIALGLSLPEVVKATTIDAAKAIGWGKELGSLRIGAVGDIAVFDMLEGEFEFRDAHNNSMIGQRRLEPILTVRDGKVFEGNKAI; via the coding sequence GTGAAAGGTCCGGTTGCGATGTACGATCTTCTTCTAAAAGGTGGCCGAGTAATTGATCCCAGCCAGTCCATCGATGATTATCAGGATATAGCGGTAACTGGTGGACAGATAGCCAAGATAGATAAAGACATTCCTGTATCCCAATCTTTAAGAACGATCGATGTATCTGGGAAAATAGTGACACCAGGGCTAATAGACCTTCATACTCATGTATATTGGGGTGTATCCGACACGGCAGTTGAGGCGGATCCAGCATGTTTGGCCAAAGGGGTAACTACCGCTGTTGACGCCGGAACGGCGGGAGCGATTAATTTCCCCGGTCTTAAGCGGTATGTGGTAGAAAGATCCCAAACCAGGATTCTATGCTTCCTCAATATCGCCCCCACTGGCCTTCCGACCTTTTATCCCAGCGATCTGTATGGCAGCCTGCAATACGCTGATGTCGTCAGCCCGATTCGCTTAGCTCAGGAGAATCGAGACGTCATCATTGGCATCAAGGTCCTCTTGAGTCAACATTATGTTTGGAACAAGGGATTACAACCGTTATGGCTGGCACGCTTCGTGGCTGACAAGGCTCAATGCCCCTTGATGATCCATATCGGCAATACGCCGACGCCATTGACGGAGTTCCTTGGACTGATGCGTCCAGGGGACATCTTGACTCACTGCTTCACCGGCCTAGCCAACGGTATACTTGATTATGCTGGTAAGGTTATCCCGGCCATACAAGAGGCGCTGGACCGAGGGGTGATCCTGGATGTCGGGCATGGTTCTGGAAGCTTTAGCTTCAATGTGGCCAAGCTAGCCCTCGCTCAAGGCCTCAGACCGACGATCAGCACCGACTTACAGAGCCTTAGCATCAAGGGTCCAGTTTACGACCTTCCCACCACTATGTCGAAATTTATAGCCTTGGGGCTCTCATTGCCAGAAGTGGTGAAGGCTACCACCATAGATGCAGCCAAGGCCATTGGTTGGGGGAAAGAGTTGGGCAGCCTGCGCATCGGTGCAGTGGGTGACATAGCGGTGTTCGATATGCTGGAAGGGGAGTTTGAGTTCCGCGATGCCCACAACAACTCAATGATTGGACAACGAAGATTAGAGCCGATACTGACAGTGCGGGATGGTAAGGTGTTCGAAGGCAACAAGGCCATATAG